The Xiphophorus couchianus chromosome 14, X_couchianus-1.0, whole genome shotgun sequence genome includes a region encoding these proteins:
- the LOC114157991 gene encoding toll-like receptor 2 type-1 has protein sequence MKHLRILAPFLFLSLIRDQTANRDDLRPTCRRCDLHHSCNCSFGGFTHVPMVTDQALSLDLSFNNITMVTQDDLMGHSQLRALDLHGNGLAEIHPSAFDSLWSLEELDLSDNQLKFLNPKWFNKLEPLKHLNLINNPYSFLGSPSLFLGLSRLRRLMFGGPDLKELRREDLSGVTHLEELTVQANNLDRYDAGTFGDIWPLGHVTLSLHGPFLTNPALAAAMLNDVSYPETQLTLSDLRLAHNVSVQPFKDSINIIRYLSLHNVSLSDEACGFLLALLDGVPLRSLSLVGLTLTGEGRWVAANQTDLSSMDEFFASDVIILDILKFAMDSEIQYLVQHQKKLSIINSKLFLLSCYITKKMVNTLYLDVSDNLLTDLTLSYMLCDNDETLQELRVLNMSGNLLKSLSTLSRLVTKLTKLTQLDVSRTGYRSMPTSCSWPSTLRYLNISRAKLTIVTPCLPKSLEVLDLSYNDLKEFVLTLPILRELHLSGNKFLRLPAGGPYHNLQTLMIQSNTLNTFSLSDLQSYRRLENLEAGHNKFVCSCGFVTFLRSQLTGSGDVKITDKHQTYVCDSPLYLQGEAVSHVSLSIIQCQPVLFVSVSCGVALLLGILVAGLLWRCHAFWFLKMTWAWLKATRSSQRRRRNRNTEESDPLLSFDAFVSYSEEDASWVENLLVPEMEEPSDSDSESPTSPLTLCLHKRDFLPGHWIMDNIMSAIERSRRTIFVLSENFVQSDWCRYELDFSHFWLFEAGGDAAILILLEPLSKDDVPKRFCKLRKLMSSTTYLEWPQDEERRPEFWRSLRNALRGDNEQEN, from the exons ATGAAGCATCTGAGGATTCTGGCGCCGTTCCTCTTCCTCTCGCTGATCCGGGATCAGACGGCGAACAGAGATGATTTGAGGCCGACCTGCAGGCGCTGCGACCTCCATCACTCCTGTAACTGCTCCTTCGGTGGGTTCACCCATGTTCCCATGGTAACAGACCAAGCACTGAGCCTGGACCTTTCCTTCAACAACATCACCATGGTGACCCAAGATGACCTGATGGGACACTCACAACTGAGGGCTCTGGATCTCCATG GTAACGGGTTAGCTGAGATCCATCCGTCAGCGTTCGACTCGCTGTGGAGCCTGGAGGAACTGGATCTGTCTGACAACCAGCTGAAGTTTCTCAACCCCAAGTGGTTCAACAAGCTGGAGCCACTGAAGCATCTCAACCTGATCAACAATCCGTACAG TTTTCTTGGCTCCCCTTCATTGTTTCTTGGGCTTTCCAGACTGAGAAGGCTGATGTTTGGAGGTCCAgatctgaaggagctgaggagAGAAGACCTATCAGGAGTCACCCACCTGGAAGAGCTTACTGTTCAGGCCAACAATCTGGACCG GTATGACGCTGGTACTTTTGGGGACATTTGGCCCCTGGGTCATGTCACCCTCAGTCTTCACGGCCCGTTTTTAACAAACCCTGCGTTGGCTGCAGCTATGCTCAATGACGTGTCCTACCCTGAAACTCAGCTCACTCTGTCAGACCTCCGTCTGGCTCATAATGTGTCTGTTCAACCTTTTAAAGATTCAATCAACATAATCAG ATATCTGTCTCTCCATAATGTGTCGCTGTCTGATGAAGCATGTGGCTTCCTGCTGGCACTGCTAGATGGAGTCCCGCTCAGATCCCTCTCCCTTGTGGGTTTAACTCTGACAGGCGAGGGCAG GTGGGTAGCGGCTAACCAGACAGATCTGAGCAGCATGGACGAGTTCTTTGCCAGTGACGTCataattttagacattttgaagTTTGCCATGGATTCAGAAATACAGTATCTGGTGCAACACCAGAAGAAGCTCTCCATTATTAACTCAAAG ttgttcCTGTTATCCTGTTACATAACCAAGAAGATGGTGAACACATTATACTTGGATGTGTCCGATAACCTGCTAACCGACCTGACTCTGTCTTACATGCTGTGTGACAACGACGAAACTCTCCAGGAGCTCCGAGTTTTAAACATGAGCGGAAACCTTCTGAAG TCTTTGTCCACGTTGAGTCGCCTGGTCACCAAGCTCACCAAGCTCACCCAGCTGGATGTTAGCAGAACCGGCTACAGATCCATGCCCACCAGTTGCTCCTGGCCGTCCACCCTGAGGTATCTCAACATCTCCCGGGCTAAGCTAACCATCGTCACTCCCTGTCTTCCAAAATCTCTGGAG GTGTTGGATTTAAGCTATAATGATCTCAAAGAATTTGTGTTGACATTGCCAATTCTGAGAGAGCTCCATCTTTCTGGAAACAAGTTCCTGAGGTTACCAGCAGGGGGCCCATACCACAATCTGCAAACACTCATGATACAG TCAAACACCTTGAACACGTTCAGCCTTTCAGACCTTCAGTCATACAGACGACTTGAGAACCTCGAGGCCGGACACAACAAGTTTGTTTGCTCCTGTGGATTCGTCACATTCCTCCGCTCACAACTAACAGGAAGTGGAGATGTGAAAATAACAGATAAACATCAGACCTATGTCTGTGACTCCCCTCTCTACCTGCAGGGGGAGGCAGTGAGTCACGTTAGCCTCTCCATCATCCAGTGCCAGccagttttgtttgtgtctgttaGCTGTGGGGTCGCACTGCTTCTTGGGATACTGGTTGCAGGCCTGCTTTGGCGATGCCACGCATTCTGGTTCCTGAAGATGACCTGGGCCTGGCTGAAGGCCACGAGAAGTTCCCAACGACGACGGCGAAACAGAAACACGGAGGAATCAGATCCATTGCTGTCCTTTGATGCATTTGTTTCCTACAGTGAAGAAGATGCCAGCTGGGTGGAAAACCTTCTGGTACCTGAGATGGAGGAGCCAAG CGACTCAGACTCAGAGAGTCCAACATCCCCGTTGACTCTCTGTCTCCACAAGCGAGACTTCCTTCCTGGACACTGGATCATGGACAACATCATGAGCGCCATCGAACGCAGTCGTCGTACTATCTTCGTCCTCTCAGAGAACTTCGTCCAGTCCGACTGGTGCCGCTATGAACTGGACTTCTCCCACTTCTGGCTGTTTGAGGCCGGCGGAGACGCTGCCATTTTGATTCTGCTGGAGCCGCTGTCCAAGGACGACGTCCCCAAACGTTTCTGCAAACTGCGCAAACTCATGAGCTCCACCACCTACCTGGAGTGGCCTCAAGACGAGGAGAGGAGGCCGGAGTTCTGGAGGAGTCTCCGCAACGCTCTGAGAGGAGACAATGAGCAGGAGAACTAA
- the fgb gene encoding fibrinogen beta chain: protein MMKTLLVLYLCLYVTWAQEVLEYDDYDPDNKAAAKNTTSEGTAVDARGHRPVSSGRDSYSPNRYAPPPISSGQRYRGRPTPAPVGSQVQEKEEQPDAGGCTHASEALGALCPTGCELKNALLKQEKNVKTVIVELKPQIEELSRSSNNVYNYVNGISNSLRERQRVFDTNNQAVSQYTDQVEEQHAYIKETVDTIFPSNIRVLQGVLDKIRLKIQKLEKAILSQNEQCKDPCITKCPIPVVSGKECEEIYRRGGRDSQMYLIQPDPLFPPYKVFCDQTSQNGGWVLIQNRLDGSVDFGRRWDDYRRGFGNIAFKSSKRFCETPGEYWLGNDRISHLSKMGPTEVLIEMQDWTGAKVYAQYQQFTIQTETSNYVMAVNGYSGNAGNCFLEGALELYGENRTMTIHNGMMFSTYDRDNDNWTPGDPSKQCAREDGGGWWYNRCHSANPNGRYYIGGAYTSKMTKHGTDDGVVWMNWKGSWYSLKAISMKIRPFYASR from the exons ATGATGAAGACGTTACTGGTGCTGTACCTGTGTCTCTATGTCACCTGGGCTCAGGAAGTCTTAGAATACGACGACTACGACCCC GACAACAAGGCGGCAGCAAAGAACACCACA AGCGAAGGAACAGCCGTTGATGCTCGAGGTCATCGGCCGGTCAGCAGTGGCAGAGATTCATACAGCCCAAACCGATACGCCCCTCCACCAATCAGCTCAGGCCAGAG GTACCGCGGTCGGCCCACCCCAGCTCCCGTCGGCAGTCAGGTGCAGGAGAAAGAGGAGCAGCCTGATGCGGGAGGATGTACGCATGCTTCAGAGGCCCTG GGTGCTTTGTGTCCGACTGGCTGCGAACTGAAAAACGCTCTGCTGAAGCAGGAGAAGAACGTCAAAACG GTTATTGTTGAACTCAAGCCTCAGATTGAGGAATTGTCTCGCTCGTCAAACAATGTCTACAACTACGTCAACGGCATCTCCAACTCTCTGAGGGAGAGACAGCGTGTCTTTGACA CCAACAACCAGGCGGTGAGTCAGTACACAGATCAAGTAGAGGAACAACATGCCTACATCAAAGAGACCGTCGACACGATCTTCCCCTCCAACATCAGAGTGCTACAG GGGGTGCTAGACAAGATCAGGCTGAAGATCCAGAAGCTTGAAAAGGCTATCCTGTCCCAGAATGAGCAGTGCAAGGATCCGTGCATAACCAAGTGTCCGATTCCGGTGGTTTCTG GTAAGGAGTGTGAGGAGATTTACCGGCGTGGAGGACGAGACTCCCAGATGTATCTCATCCAGCCGGATCCATTGTTCCCACCGTACAAGGTCTTCTGTGATCAGACCTCCCAGAATGGAG GATGGGTCCTTATCCAGAACAGGCTTGATGGCAGCGTTGACTTTGGCCGCCGATGGGACGACTATCGCCGTGGTTTTGGAAACATCGCTTTTAAATCCAGCAAACGTTTCTGCGAGACTCCTG GTGAGTACTGGCTGGGAAACGACCGCATCAGCCATTTGTCCAAGATGGGCCCCACTGAGGTTCTCATCGAGATGCAGGACTGGACAGGAGCCAAG GTCTATGCCCAATACCAGCAGTTCACCATCCAGACAGAGACGTCCAACTATGTGATGGCCGTCAATGGTTACTCTGGTAACGCTGGCAACTGCTTCCTGGAAGGAGCTCTGGAGCTGTATGGAGAAAACCGCACCATGACCATTCACAACGGCATGATGTTCAGCACCTACGACAGAGACAACGACAACTG GACGCCGGGCGATCCCTCCAAGCAGTGCGCCAGGGAGGACGGAGGTGGCTGGTGGTACAACCGCTGCCACTCAGCCAATCCAAATGGGCGATACTATATAGGCGGAGCCTAtacgtcaaaaatgacaaagcacGGCACAGATGACGGTGTGGTGTGGATGAACTGGAAGGGCAGCTGGTATTCACTGAAGGCCATCAGCATGAAGATCAGACCTTTCTATGCCTCCAGATAA
- the LOC114158033 gene encoding toll-like receptor 2 type-2, with protein sequence MRRLTSGSLALLLLLAPLIRGQKVNRGDGRPTCRRCDLHRCCNCSYSGFTSVPIVTDQALSLDLSFNNITMVTQKDLMGHSQLRALDLHGNRLAEIHPSAFDSLWSLEELDLSDNQLKFLNPMWLKNLAILEHLNLLNNPYSRLGSPSMFLGLVRLRRLMFGGPDLKELRRTDVFGVTELEDLTVHANNLASYDSGTLGDIWPLGRVTLSLHGPFLTNVALAAAVLADVSYPETPIILQDLNLTGRQSVQPFRESANKRIRSLSLRNSSVSDASLVDFLMVMNGDPLSYIHVEDVTLKGEGRWEKANKTDYKSIDEFFLRNAVVVDVYKFTAFLQLGFLLYYPRKVSVINCGVFVMPCDTAKLLVNLQYLDLSDNLLTDLTMAESLCHGAPTLKELRVLNISGNPLKSLSLISHLVTNLLKLTHLDVSRTLYSSMPSSCSWPSTLKYLNISRAKLTATTSCLPRSLEVLDLSYNDLKGFSLDLPLLRELYLSGNKFLGLPAGQPFPNLQTLTMQFNTLNMFGLPELQSFRRLENLQAGYNKFICTCGFVNFFQSQLKQKGNVKLTDRKDGYVCDSPLHLQGELVSQVRLSVEACHRVLFVSVSCGVALLVGLLLCVLLWRLHVFWYLKMTWAWLKAKRSSQKQRRDTTDSEALLSFDAFVSYSERDAGWVENFLIPELEEQSEDGSSSTSSSRPSNTSSSRPSNTSTSRPFSLCLHKRDFLPGQPIMDNIMSAIERSRRTIFVLSENFVQSDWCRYELDFSHFWLFEAGGDAAILILLEPLSKDDVPKRFCKLRKLMSSTTYLEWPQDEERRPEFWRSLRNALRGDND encoded by the exons ATGAGACGTCTGACTTCGGGCTCCCTGGCCCTGCTCCTCCTGTTGGCACCTCTGATCCGGGGTCAGAAGGTCAACAGGGGTGATGGGAGGCCGACCTGCAGGCGCTGCGACCTCCATCGCTGCTGTAACTGCTCCTACAGCGGATTCACCAGCGTTCCCATAGTAACAGACCAAGCACTGAGCCTGGACCTTTCCTTCAACAACATCACCATGGTGACCCAAAAGGACCTGATGGGACACTCACAACTGAGGGCTCTggatctccatg GTAACCGGTTAGCTGAGATCCATCCGTCAGCGTTCGACTCTCTGTGGAGCCTGGAGGAACTGGATCTGTCTGACAACCAGCTGAAGTTTCTCAACCCCATGTGGCTCAAAAATCTGGCAATTCTGGAGCATCTCAACCTGCTGAACAATCCGTACAG CCGCCTTGGTTCCCCTTCGATGTTTCTTGGACTCGTCAGACTGAGGAGGCTGATGTTTGGAGGTCCAGACCTGAAGGAACTACGGAGGACAGATGTGTTTGGAGTCACGGAGCTGGAGGACCTCACTGTCCACGCGAACAACCTGGCCAG TTATGACTCTGGCACATTAGGAGACATTTGGCCTCTGGGTCGTGTTACCTTAAGCCTCCATGGTCCATTTCTAACCAATGTGGCCTTGGCTGCAGCTGTGCTTGCGGATGTATCGTACCCTGAGACTCCAATCATCCTACAGGACCTCAATCTGACTGGGCGTCAGTCTGTCCAGCCCTTCAGAGAGTCAGCCAACAAGAGGATCCG ATCTCTTTCTTTACGTAACTCTTCTGTGTCCGATGCCTCGCTTGTCGACTTCCTGATGGTGATGAATGGAGACCCACTCTCCTATATTCACGTGGAAGACGTCACGTTGAAAGGCGAAGGGAG GTGGGAGAAAGCCAACAAAACTGATTACAAAAGCATCGACGAGTTCTTTCTCCGAAATGCTGTGGTGGTAGATGTCTACAAGTTCACTGCGTTCCTACAGCTGGGTTTTCTTCTGTATTACCCAAGGAAGGTGTCCGTCATAAACTGTGGG gtGTTTGTGATGCCCTGTGATACAGCCAAGCTGCTGGTGAACCTGCAGTACCTAGATTTGTCTGACAATCTGCTGACCGACCTGACCATGGCAGAATCGCTTTGTCATGGAGCGCCAACGCTGAAAGAACTCAGAGTTTTAAACATAAGTGGAAACCCTCTGAAG TCTTTGTCACTGATTAGCCATCTGGTGACCAACCTCCTGAAACTGACCCACTTGGACGTCAGCAGAACTCTGTACAGCTCAATGCCCTCGAGTTGCTCCTGGCCCTCTACTCTGAAATACCTTAACATCTCCAGAGCTAAGCTAACcgccaccacttcctgtttaccAAGATCACTAGAG GTGCTGGATCTGAGCTACAACGATCTCAAAGGTTTCTCCCTGGACTTGCCTTTACTGAGGGAACTGTACCTCTCTGGGAACAAGTTCCTAGGATTACCTGCTGGACAACCCTTTCCAAACCTACAAACTCTGACCATGCAG TTTAACACTCTGAATATGTTCGGCCTCCCAGAGCTTCAGTCATTCAGGCGGCTTGAGAACCTCCAGGCTGGTTACAACAAGTTCATCTGTACCTGCGGTTTTGTTAACTTTTTCCAAtcacaactaaaacaaaaaggaaatgtcAAGTTAACGGACAGAAAGGACGGCTATGTCTGCGACTCCCCTCTCCACCTGCAGGGCGAGTTAGTGAGTCAGGTCCGTCTCTCGGTGGAAGCGTGCCACCGggttttgtttgtctctgtgagCTGTGGTGTGGCCCTTTTAGTTGGGTTACTGCTATGTGTTCTGCTGTGGAGACTCCATGTTTTCTGGTACCTGAAGATGACTTGGGCGTGGCTCAAGGCAAAGCGAAGTtcccaaaaacaaagaagagaCACTACAGACTCAGAAGCGCTGCTGTCCTTTGATGCGTTTGTGTCCTACAGTGAGAGGGACGCTGGCTGGGTAGAAAACTTCCTGATACctgagctggaggagcagag TGAGGATGGTTCCAGTAGTACCAGCTCCTCTCGGCCCAGTAATACCAGCTCCTCTCGGCCCAGTAATACCAGCACCTCTCGGCCATTTTCCTTGTGCCTCCACAAGCGAGACTTCCTTCCTGGACAACCGATCATGGACAACATCATGAGCGCCATCGAACGCAGTCGTCGTACTATCTTCGTCCTCTCAGAGAACTTCGTCCAGTCCGACTGGTGCCGCTATGAACTGGACTTCTCCCACTTCTGGCTGTTTGAGGCCGGCGGAGACGCTGCCATTTTGATTCTGCTGGAGCCGCTGTCCAAGGACGACGTCCCCAAACGTTTCTGCAAACTGCGCAAACTCATGAGCTCCACCACCTACCTGGAGTGGCCTCAAGACGAGGAGAGGAGGCCGGAGTTCTGGAGGAGTCTCCGCAACGCTCTGAGAGGAGACAATGACTGA
- the LOC114157564 gene encoding fibrinogen alpha chain — translation MYRMQRCSTGSHLSLCSDDDWVSKCPSGCRLQGLMSEMESDVEKKLQMFCQKSSVYEIAMEKSMAEMTHIYNSNRRAMVNRYISELKFVESADKLGKNLRELRQRSRFLAQKIKELSDHVRKQVEELYRTEVDVDMKLRTCQGTCRVALMLSVDHHGYQTLQTDLRLMDKTMKQKTKPAKPPQNIPRVTLQPANVGPPAPAEYKTIPTVQKELLTQFEDIEQNCMVLVDQSDQANTLRAAGSNLEPTAEGESL, via the exons ATGTACAGGATGCAACGGTGCTCGACTGGATCACATCTCTCTCTGTGTTCAGATGATGATTGG GTCTCCAAATGCCCGTCTGGCTGCAGACTGCAGGGTTTGATGTCAGAAATGGAAAGTGacgtggaaaaaaaactgcagatgttCTGTCAAAAGTCAAGTGTTTATGAAATCGCAATGGAGAAGTCCATGGCAGAGATGACGCACATCTACAACTCTAACCGCAGAGCCATGGTCAACAGATACA tttcagAACTGAAGTTTGTGGAAAGTGCCGACAAACTGGGCAAGAACCTCAGAGAACTACGACAGCGATCACGATTTCTGGCACAGAAGATAAAGGAGTTGAGCGACCATGTGAGGAAACAGGTGGAGGAGCTGTATCGAACAGAG GTGGACGTAGACATGAAGCTAAGGACCTGCCAGGGAACCTGCCGCGTGGCGCTGATGCTCAGCGTCGATCACCATGGCTACCAGACTCTTCAAACGGACCTACGCCTCATGGACAAAACcatgaaacagaaaaccaaaccCGCCAAGCCTCCCCAGAACATTCCCCGAGTTACGCTGCAGCCGGCGAACGTCGGCCCGCCGGCGCCAGCAGAATACAAAACGATCCCGACGGTCCAGAAAGAGCTGCTGACGCAGTTTGAAGACATTGAACAGAACTGTATGGTTCTGGTGGACCAGTCAGACCAGGCGAACACACTCAGAGCTGCAGGTTCTAATCTGGAACCAACAGCTGAGGGTGAAtcattgtaa
- the fga gene encoding fibrinogen alpha chain, which produces MKKLSLLLCLVSVAITQATLLDPRGARPVEPATRDQKCATQREWPFCTDDDWYSKCPSGCRIQGLMDKNDHELLKKIAKIRSLLDQHKARHRSVDLVSKQTYDILTEKLTMDSGNDNMYYNLAQTLRQRITEMKVRIDRQHKALAALKARVKDQVVEMQKLEIDIDIKLRSCKGSCGAHTVYQVDRDSYVALDKQVNQLDAQVAQSVETVGTLYVMKSRPLQDVIVDSRFKSKDVAGQRTADLFPQVNTVQFILEEEGSSSSPATVSKVPGTSHSTSPSSSSSSSSSSSSGSPSKSITELSGRGDGDFLSDFDGTGLQGQPSVGVSTKTVSCTKTVRRTVVHTKDGPVEQVEEVGGGPGCDGMGGLTKGGMGSLFPTLTGSSSSSSSSSFSSSSSSLSFHSGGSKGSILADSKSGLDPFGADFGAFMTDNAEDDIPDFHARSVKSTVVERQADFVGTDCVDAHQKHLKGEVNGLFRIKPAGSAAAVEVYCHQEGIMGGWLLVQQRESSSVSFNRTWDEYRDGFGSVDALGKGEFWLGNQNLHLLTNQGETMLKVELEDWEGGVATAEYTVRVGTDVEGFPLQASGYTGDAGDALASHSGVKFSTFDKDNDGSGENCAEAYGGGWWYNSCQAANLNGIYYKGTYDPETKTPYKTANGVVWPTFKPATYSLKAARMFLRPASF; this is translated from the exons ATGAAGAAGCTCAGTTTGCTGCTCTGTCTGGTTTCTGTGGCCATAACACAG GCTACGTTGTTGGACCCAAGAGGAGCCCGTCCGGTGGAACCGGCCACCAGAGACCAGAAATGTGCCACCCAGAGAGAGTGGCCTTTCTGCACGGACGACGACTGG TACTCAAAATGCCCGTCAGGCTGCAGGATTCAGGGCCTGATGGATAAAAACGACCATGAGCTGCTGAAGAAGATCGCGAAGATCCGCAGCCTGCTGGATCAGCACAAGGCCCGACATCGCTCTGTGGACCTGGTGTCCAAGCAGACCTACGACATCCTGACGGAGAAACTCACCATGGACAGCG GAAATGACAACATGTACTACAACCTGGCCCAGACGCTGCGTCAGCGGATCACTGAAATGAAGGTCCGGATCGACAGGCAGCACAAAGCGCTGGCCGCGCTGAAGGCTCGGGTCAAAGACCAGGTGGTGGAAATGCAGAAACTGGAG ATCGATATTGACATTAAGCTGCGCTCCTGCAAGGGATCCTGCGGCGCTCACACCGTGTACCAGGTGGACCGGGACAGCTACGTGGCTCTGGACAAACAG GTGAACCAGCTGGACGCCCAGGTGGCCCAGAGCGTGGAGACGGTGGGGACGCTCTACGTCATGAAGAGCCGCCCGCTGCAGGACGTGATTGTCGACTCCAGGTTCAAATCCAAGGATGTGGCGGGTCAGCGGACAGCGGACTTGTTCCCCCAG GTGAATACTGTTCAGTTCATCCTGGAGGAGGAAGGCTCCAGCTCATCTCCGGCCACCGTCTCCAAGGTCCCAGGTACTTCCCACTCAACGTCTCCCTCCTCATCCTcgtcctcatcctcatcctcctcttccggATCACCGTCTAAATCCATCACGGAGCTCTCAGGACGCGGCGACGGCGATTTTCTCAGCGACTTCGACGGCACAGGACTCCAGGGCCAGCCCAGCGTCGGCGTGAGCACCAAAACCGTCAGCTGCACCAAAACCGTCAGGAGGACGGTCGTCCACACCAAAGACGGGCCGGTGGAGCAGGTGGAGGAAGTGGGCGGCGGACCCGGATGTGACGGGATGGGTGGCTTGACAAAGGGTGGCATGGGCTCCTTGTTCCCAACGCTCACCGgctcatcctcctcatcctcctcatcctccttttcatcctcttcatcctctttATCCTTCCACTCCGGTGGATCCAAGGGAAGCATATTGGCAGATTCTAAATCCGGGTTGGACCCGTTCGGAGCCGACTTCGGCGCGTTCATGACCGACAACGCAGAGGACGACATTCCTGATTTCCATGCTCGCAGTGTGAAGAGCACGGTTGTGGAACGGCAGGCGGACTTTGTAGGAACAG ATTGCGTCGACGCCCACCAGAAGCACCTGAAAGGTGAAGTGAACGGTCTTTTTAGGATCAAACCCGCCGGCTCCGCGGCGGCCGTGGAAGTCTACTGCCACCAGGAGGGCATAATGGGCGGGTGGTTGTTagtccagcagagagaaagcAGCTCCGTCAGCTTCAACCGCACCTGGGACGAGTACCGCGACGGCTTCGGCTCGGTGGACGCTCTGGGGAAGGGGGAGTTCTGGCTGGGCAACCAGAACCTCCACCTGCTGACCAACCAGGGGGAGACCATGCTGAAGGTGGAGCTGGAGGATTGGGAGGGGGGCGTAGCCACAGCTGAGTACACGGTTAGGGTGGGCACCGATGTCGAGGGCTTCCCCCTGCAGGCGTCCGGGTACACGGGAGACGCCGGGGACGCTCTGGCGTCCCACAGCGGCGTCAAGTTCAGCACCTTCGACAAAGACAACGACGGGTCGGGGGAGAACTGTGCGGAGGCGTACGGCGGCGGGTGGTGGTACAACAGCTGCCAGGCGGCGAACTTAAACGGGATTTATTACAAAGGAACATACGacccagaaacaaaaacaccttaCAAAACTGCGAACGGCGTAGTGTGGCCCACTTTTAAACCGGCCACTTACAGCCTGAAGGCGGCGCGGATGTTCCTCCGACCAGCCTCCTTTTGA